A single genomic interval of Theropithecus gelada isolate Dixy chromosome 16, Tgel_1.0, whole genome shotgun sequence harbors:
- the TMEM92 gene encoding transmembrane protein 92 has protein sequence MSQAWVTGLAPTLLLSLLASPQKVAAKCDFIFNCPKGFKCCGDSCCRENELFPGPVRIFVIIFLVMLSLFCIYGLAKCFCRNCRVPEPEAPMDCRGPLELPSIIPPERVRVSPSAPPPPYSEVILKPSLGPTPTEPPPPYSFRPEEYTRDQRGIDNPAF, from the exons ATGTCCCAAGCTTGGGTCACCGGCCTCGCACCCACCTTGCTGCTCAGCCTGCTGGCTAGCCCCCAAAAG GTTGCAGCCAAATGTGATTTCATCTT CAACTGCCCCAAAGGATTCAAATGCTGTGGTGACAGCTGCTGCCGGGAGAACGAACTCTTCCCTGGCCCCGTGAG GATCTTCGTCATCATCTTCCTGGTCATGCTGTCCCTCTTTTGCATCTATGGCCTGGCTAAGTGCTTCTGTCGCAACTGCAGAGTGCCGGAGCCAGAAGCCCCAATGGATTGCCGGGGGCCCCTGGAACTGCCCTCCATCATCCCTCCAGAGAGGGTCAGAGTATCCCCCTCTGCACCCCCACCACCCTACAGTGAG GTGATTCTGAAGCCCAGCCTGGGCCCAACTCCCACAGAGCCACCCCCTCCCTACAGCTTCAGGCCTGAAGAATATACCAGGGATCAGAGGGGCATTGACAACCCGGCCTTCTGA